Proteins found in one Oncorhynchus mykiss isolate Arlee chromosome 3, USDA_OmykA_1.1, whole genome shotgun sequence genomic segment:
- the LOC110520341 gene encoding GDP-Man:Man(3)GlcNAc(2)-PP-Dol alpha-1,2-mannosyltransferase, with protein MAGHDHHRDHLSLCLCDLISLLWSMVLPCVYLSLVLALLLFLLVMGVRIWLQRSRKARLAQNSSPTVAFFHPYCNAGGGGERVLWCALRALQNRYPSVSFVVYTGDHGVTGVQILEGAQQRFNIRLPHPVTFIFLKNRLLVEASSYPHFTLLGQSMGSMFLGWEALTAFVPDLYMDSMGYAFTLPIFRYLGGCRVGSYVHYPTVSTDMLSVVRERNPRFNNADYISANPLLSMAKVMYYCAFALIYGLAGSCSDVVMVNSTWTLGHILALWRAPSRTGVVYPPCDVRSFLNIPLEDEVEGEVLDDRKCHSIVSVGQFRPEKDHRLQIRAFRKLLDRKGVGPGGRDSLRLVLIGGCRNQEDDDRVLMLRGLCQELGVTERVEFKLNVPFDELKRELVDATIGLHTMWNEHFGIGVVECMAAGTVILAHKSGGPKLDIVVPYEGGQTGFLADSEDSYATAMETILALSPSARLEIRRNARRSVDRFSDQEFDASFLSSMESLMGKLE; from the exons ATGGCTGGCCATGATCATCATCGTGACCATCTGTCTCTGTGCTTATGTGACTTAATCAG CTTACTATGGTCCATGGTGCTGCCATGCGTGTATCTGAGCTTGGTGCTGGCGCTGCTCCTGTTTCTACTCGTCATGGGTGTCCGAATATGGCTGCAGAGGAGTCGGAAAGCCCGCCTGGCTCAGAACAGTTCCCCAACTGTGGCCTTCTTCCACCCCTACTGCAATGCAGGAGGGGGCGGGGAGCGGGTGCTCTGGTGTGCCCTCAGAGCGCTTCAGAATAG ATACCCAAGCGTTTCATTCGTTGTGTACACCGGTGACCATGGGGTGACAGGGGTGCAGATCCTCGAGGGCGCCCAACAACGCTTCAACATCAGGCTGCCTCATCCAGTGACTTTCATATTCCTGAAGAACCGTCTCCTGGTGGAGGCTAGCTCCTACCCCCACTTCACCCTGCTGGGGCAGAGCATGGGCTCAATGTTCCTGGGCTGGGAGGCCCTCACTGCCTTTGTACCAGACCTCTATATGGACTCCATGGGCTATGCCTTCACTCTGCCCATCTTCCGCTACCTGGGAGGATGCAGGGTGGGCAGCTATGTGCACTACCCCACCGTCAGTACTGACATGCTGtctgtggtgagagagagaaacccaaG GTTCAACAATGCAGACTACATCTCTGCTAACCCTCTTCTTAGTATGGCCAAGGTGATGTACTACTGTGCTTTTGCTCTGATCTACGGCCTAGCTGGCTCCTGCAGCGATGTCGTCATGGTCAACTCTACCTGGACACTGGGCCACATCCTGGCCCTGTGGCGCGCACCCAGCCGCACCGGTGTGGTCTATCCTCCCTGCGACGTCCGCTCCTTCCTCAACATCCCATTGGAGGATGAGGTGGAAGGGGAGGTGCTCGATGACAGGAAGTGCCATTCGATAGTGTCCGTGGGGCAGTTCCGACCAGAGAAAGACCACCGGCTGCAGATTAGGGCCTTCCGGAAGCTTCTGGACAGGAAAGGGGTAGGTCCAGGAGGGCGGGATTCTCTGAGGCTGGTGTTGATTGGTGGCTGCCGTAACCAGGAGGATGATGATAGAGTGCTGATGCTGAGGGGGTTGTGCCAGGAGCTGGGTGTGACAGAAAGAGTTGAGTTTAAACTTAACGTTCCCTTTGATGAGTTAAAGAGGGAGCTGGTGGACGCCACCATTGGTCTGCACACCATGTGGAATGAGCATTTTGGCATAG gtGTGGTAGAATGTATGGCTGCAGGTACAGTCATTCTGGCTCACAAGTCCGGCGGCCCCAAGCTGGACATTGTGGTTCCCTATGAGGGCGGGCAGACTGGCTTCCTGGCCGACAGCGAGGACAGCTACGCTACTGCCATGGAGACCATCCTGGCACTGTCGCCGTCGGCACGGCTGGAGATCCGGCGCAATGCTCGACGGTCTGTAGACCGTTTCTCCGACCAGGAGTTTGACGCCAGCTTCCTGTCTTCCATGGAATCTCTGATGGGAAAGCTGGAGTGA